GTATTTCTTCACTATGCCAGGTTCTCTGCTCACCTTTGGGCCTGCATATACCCTGCTCCCTCTTTCTGGGCTCCCTCTGCCCCCCACGCCCTTAAGTACCATCATCCTTTCTCCCCTTTTGTTGactcccatcagttcagttcagttgctcagtcgtgtccaactctttgcgaccccatggactgcagcaagccaggcctccctgtccatcaccaactcctagagcttgctcaaactcatgtccattgacttggtgatgccatccagccatctcatcctctgtcatccccttctcctcctgccttcaatctttcccagcatcagggtcttttccaatgagtcagttcttcgcatcaggtggccaaagtattgggagtttcagcttcagcatcagtccttccaatgaatattcaggactaatttcctttaggatggactggttgatgtccttgcagtccaagggactctcaagagtcttctccaacatcacagttcaaaagcatcaattctctggtgctcagctttctttatagtccaactcccatgTTGACTCCCATGTCCTTTAAGATTAGGTTGGGGCATCACCTCTTCCAAGAAAGCCTTCCTGTCTTCCTTTGTGTTCCCAGAGCCTTTCTGGCTTTACTTGCATGGACTATGTCTAATAATGTTCATGGTAATAACAATAGAAGCAGCTGCTGCCATTTGCTTTTATGTGCCAGATACAAGGTCATGTCTTCACATacactgtctcatttaatcctcataacaactttAGAAAAATAGGCATTATGGTTTCACAGatcagaaactgaggctcaaagctATTAAGAGGTATAGTTAAGAATCAGAACTTATGTGTGTCTGGCTCCAACCAGCACCAGAGTGCCCAGCATATACTGAGTGTCAATATATTTTGAACAAATATCAAAAATCAAAGAAGCCAAGAAGCTGTGATAGAGGGCTGGTGACACCCAACTATCCAGGCCATGATCCCTACCTTGTTGTCTAGAGTAGCAATCTCCTGCTGGCTGGCAGTAGACAGCAGAAAAGAATTCATCTGGGTCTTCAAGGTATCATCCACTTCCACATCAATGTCATAACAAGCTGTCTTTTTCTGATCATTCGGGTCAACACTGAGGAGGAAACCAAGGGGGCCTGGTAAAGGACTTGTTCCCTAAGACCTAATTACACAAGTCTTAGACTGAAGAGCAAGGGCTGACTGCAAAAGGGTACCAGAGACCTTGTTGGTGTGACAGAAATGCTCTATACTCTCCCTGTGGTGGTAGCTATAGGACGTGCACATTTGTCAAAAATCATCAGATTTTAAATGGGTGCAATATATTGCATATAAGCCTCAGTAATAACGGTAAAAAGTCAAATGGTACAAAAGACAGACAAGGAAAAGTAAGTTTCTCCTTCCCCACAAAGAAACCACTGCTACAGTATCTTCACTTATTAAACTGACTCTGAAAATACATTCAAGTAAATACACACCACACAAAATACAACATGGCCTAAATTTAATCACATGAATATAGGACAAACTAGCTTCTACTGACCCAGCGCATGGGTTGTAGGAATTACTATCAGCTGAGTGATGATGGTTCAGGTCTAGTGAAAGGAAGGCTTTCCTGGAGTTAATATGGAGTAAGGGAAAGAAGGCAAAGACTATGTAGAGCCAGAAGACATGGTGCTTTGAGGAGAAAGTGCCTTCTTTCACTCTGTATCTGCCTAGACATGCCTTGTTCACCATCTTCTGAACAGAAAAGCAGACAGAGGTAATGGAGCTGGAGTCTCAGAATGGAATGTCCTACCACCCAGAGAAAAGACAGGAGTTCATCAGTGATGAGCTGATAAATTCTAATAACTGATtctccaaaagagaaaaagaacaaaaagaaaaagcctgACTTGGAGCATTTGCtaatttctgtgttttaaataTTCTCAACATCATTGATTTCAAGATGCCAACATTGTATCACTGATCGAGGAACTGGGAAGGGATGTGCAGTAACATCTCATTAGATAGTATTTCCACCACACAGACACAATCAACAGAAGTAACTTCGAAAACACACACACCAGGATGTGTatgtcagtggctcagtcgtgtctgactctttgagactccatggactgtaattggcccggctcctctgtccatggaaatctccaggcaagaatactggagtgggttgccattctcttctccaggtgattttcctgactccgggactgaacctgggtctcctgcactgcaggcagattctttaccttctgaaccaccagggaagcccaaacaccaGTAAACCAACATAATAACTCAGAGATGATGACTGAGTACATTTacacttattttttatataatgtatttaaTCGCAAGTTTATATAATCCTAAATAATGACTGTGTTTAACAACCTGCTTATCATTTTCCTAAACTCTGAGAACTGACTTGTGCAGGTGGTGCAAGCCAGCTCCAGCACACCACTgccttgcacacacacacttacctGATGACATGATTTATGATAATGGGCTCAGGTGGCATAAGCAAGGCATGGAGCCGTTGGGGAATCTCTGAGAACTTCATACGCTGAGACTCAAAGATCTATGGGAAAGAGGAGAAGCAGCTAAGAGTACAACTAGTGCTGCAGTGGACTTGAGAAAAGAATGGAAACTTTTCTTACCTGCTGGAGGTACTTGTCACAAATGACAAACTCCCGCTCATGTGGGTCCTGGAGCTTGTGTGTCTTAATATATTGCCACAGTGCTTGAATGATCACCGGACGGGTCTGGGTGTGGATGCCCAGGAGCCGAGCCAGACGAGGGTCTAATTTAAACTGAGGAGGCTGGAGAGAACGAGGGTATAGAGGTGAAGCTAGTGAGCTGAGTCTATGTGCTATTATGGGGCACCTGGTGTGGCCATACATTCATGCCGTTCAACAGGCATTCATGTTGTGCTCTCTCTGGAGcagaaaaacagaagaggaacTCAGAAATGACTAAGACCCTATCCCTTAAAGATATTTAGGGAGCTAACAGTCTGATGGCAAATTACCTGCAACTAGACTTAAACTGCCTTGAAATGTCAGACTGCTGATGGGATGGGGTTGAAAGCTGGGCCTCCTCAGGGCAGCACAGATACCTGGTAGTCCAGCATCAGCAGGACAGTGCACCGCACATTCACGTCTCCTGGCCGTTTCACCTGGAAGCCGTCCGTCTCCTGGGTAGTGGCGGTCCTGTGCCACTACAGAGAGGAAGATGTCAGGGGGTGCTCTCCCAGAGGAagagctggggtgggagggaagagcTTCTGTAATGACTGAATTTTCAACTTTGATTAATGaggctactggagaagagcaacAGCATGAGACATTTTAAAACACTGCATATGACTTTGGGATTCCTGTCTATAAGTAGACGGACATTTTAATTCTGATTGCTCAGGGTCACATTTAAATTAGCCTGTATTTTCAGTGATAATTTTATCCACAACATGGATAATATACACATGTACAGTAAAATAACGTAGCTATCATCTACTGagtacttattatgtgccagagTATTCTAGGACATGTACTTGGATTATCACATTGAATCCCACAACATCCACATGAGAGAGGCACAATTaaacctattttacagatgagaaaactaatgcTTACAAGAATGAAGCAAGCTGCCCAAGGTCAACAGCCAATAAGTGGTGGAGCTGTTATCTGAGCTCTGGTGTGTTGGAGTCCACAGTCCACATTCTCAGGCACTATGCTCTACTgctataaagttaaatatatttacaaatttcTATTGATTCTATGACTTACTTCCCTTATTAGATGGTAAAGACCTTCCCATGTTTCTTAGTGGTTGAGGTTAAGGGGCTGCGGCTACACTGGCAAAGAAAGGAGCAGGTTAAGTTCACTTGGAGTGCTAGACTATCTCATTCTGGTTTTGACTGTATCACAAAGAACACTGTTGCTAGCATGGTCTTTAGAACACTATGTAATCAGGCATTATAATAAAGAATTTCTGATGATTTGGAATGCGAATCTAAACAAAGCAGGAACCAAAAGCAAGCAGCAGAGGCTGTAAAAgtagccttgctgctgctgctgctaagtcgcttcagtcgtgtccaattccgtgcgaccccatagacggcagcccaccaagctcccctgtccctgggattctccaggcaagaacactggagtgggttcccatttcgttctctaatgcatgaaagtgaaaagtgaaagtgaaatcgctcagtcgtgtccgactcttagcgaccccatggactgcagcctaccaggctcctccgtccacgggactttccaggcaagagtactggagtggggtgccattgccttctccgaaaagtaGCCTTGGTAAGGACTAAATCCTAACCCCCTTAAACAAAGCACTTGTTACCAGGAAAAAAGATGAATGGCGTGTGGATAGCTACATCTCACCATTCCTGGCATGTATAAAAAGCCTCCATTAAACTTTCTCTTGAGAGTGGGGGCAGCGATCaagataattaaattaaaaaggcgGGACAAGTCAGACTATAAGAACTCTTGGGTCCAAACAGTACCAAAACCAAACAGCTAGTGCCACCTGGAGGCCAATGTGCAAACTGCACTGGAGGtacccacccccactccctccctAGACATTAAAGTTTAGCTCCCAAGTCCATCATCCTCTACTGATAAAGTCAAAGTCTAGAGAACAGAACTACTCACTTCTACCAGATGGTTGTCTGGTCCATACAGGTCTTTGTCCAGTTCGATCACcaaggatttaaaaaaagaagaaaacttcctcttttgtttggtggCATCATATTTGGACAAGGCAGACTGGAGAAGAGAGATGAGACGTCGTGTTAGAAAAAGCCAGAAGAAATTCCCTAAGACATAGTCCCGTAAACAAGGAACCCACAAAGCAATGGGAATAAAACTCAAAAATGTCTTCTGAGTGTATCTTAGGAGATGGCAAGGTAGGTGTCTATTAAACAAGTTGCGGTAGCAACAGAACCCTGAAGCAGCAGCCTATAACGTGTATAGGGTCATTGCCTTGCCCACCTCTTTTTCCCAAGGGAAACAATGCAAGTTAAGCCAAACATTTACACATAATAAAGCGAGTCTGAACAGAGAAAATTCTGACTCTAGAGGAGAAATGAATCACAGGTAATAAGCAGCCAGAACAAAAACAGCTTTATTTGGATGACACGACACCACTGGCAGATGGACTGGACCTATACAAAGAAAACGGAGGCTCTGACATTGACCCCTGGTTCTTCTGAAAAATGCTTTCATACTGGCTTGCCTGTGAACAGCTAAAAATAGAGAGCCAGAGAGTATAAGGGAATGGCAGGTGAGCTTCTCCAAGGAGCTTCTGGGGTGGGAAGTTTGGGGGCTATCACCTGACAGCTGATGTTCCCCATGAAACAACAAAGAGCTTGTCAGAGAAATCAATCCCACATAAACTGCAAGCTGTTTCCAATAGGAGCTGGGAAGACAGAGAGGGCACAGCAGAAATCAAGGACCTCAAGGACTCAGGGAAGAAAGCATGGCCCAAATGTTAAGTGCAAATTCAtttggtttaaaagaaaaaaaataactgaaaaatctgCAGATACTGCCAAATCCAATGGCTAGCAGCATCAGGAGAGAGGTAAACAACAAATCAAATCCCAGGACAATAAGGTTCTCGATGTGATACCACAGAGAGGGCCAATATGTGGGAGCCAGACACAAAGAACCATTGTCTGTTAGTGCAGAGAACACAGTGACCCTCTCCCTGCTGTTCCCAACAGGAGCTGTAAGCACCAGTCAGGCTTCCTGCCAACCAGACAATACTGATTGTTCCCAGAAGCTCCCACCCTAGACGCCGACCACAGTGGACCTTGAACTCACATCCTCTAGGAGCCGTCCTTCTACCCGAAGTTCCCAGGAAGCCACCGTCCCTTCCCCATCCTCGGCATCTGACTTAGCCGGATTGAAagtgttagaaatgaaaattcgcAGCTTCCGTTTTTGCTGAGGAAGGCAGAAACAGGATTGACAGGAGGCTTCAGTGGTTTGATGTTGAAAACAAGGGTCTCCCCAAACCCGACAATGACTCCTAACAGACTGGCTTACTGTCTACCCAGTCCCTGGGGTGGTTGGATGGAGATTCCAATGAGAAGAGGAGCACAGGCCACTGGCCTGAGTGCAAATGCATTCACCGGGATGCCAGGTAGACAGTCATGCAAGATGCCAGGTTCCCAAGGTGGCAGAGGAGTTACGGCAAAAACACCAACAGGGTATATTTCTGGTGCAAGAAATATCAAAAGCCCCTCCCCCTTTGCTGTTCCGTTCTTATGCTTCTAATGTAATTCTCAGTTCGTAGGCGGAAGAGATGTAATTTAAATGCCAAGGAAAGCTGTGCTATGCCTTTGATTTCTCATCCTAAGCCTGCTGAAGGTTCCCGAGTCCTCTCCTTTGGCTCTCTGCCTAGTACTCTCCTGTGTTACCTTGATGGGACGTTTCAAGGCCTCCTGGATATCTAGCCGTTTCCTCATGATAGTCTGGTCCAGTTTCCTTTCAAAAGCCAAGAGATCCATATAGGCCTGGGATTCTGGTACCAGTTCACGAATCTTAGGGAACAGAAAGATATCATTGGGATCTAAGGCTGACCATCTCTACTCTCCAACTCACCACACCCTCAAGAAGGTCTATAGCCTGGACTCACCCTTTGAGGTAGAATTTTGTCagccatcttctttttttttgcactgtTTGGAATAAATACTGTTATCAGGTTGGGATGGAACTAGCCAGAACATGAAGACAGGCTGTCAGCACCTCCATTTATAGTAAAGTGAAGGAACTGCAAAGCTTGTCTCAAATCAAAGACACCCCCGCCCCTAACAAACACGAAGCAATTATTTCAAGAATGAGCACTGTCTGCTGACACAGCACTGCCGCTTCTCTGCTCAGGTACCCCAGCACCTGCATCTGCAcaggcctcctccctccctccctccaccctgggATCATCTTACTTGTGGTTCCGATTTTGGACCGCCTGCTGCTGGACCTGCTGGATCTGCTGAGGCGCAGGTCTCTTGCGGGACTGGTCCATCCCTGACTGGGCCAGGCCAGGTCGGACTGAAGGGTTCCCCCCATAGCCAGGGGGTCCCATGGAAGGTCCCTGAGGTGTCATTCGGCTGCCTGGTAGCATACCTGGTCTCTACAGAGGGGAGAGGACCTAGAGATGTCATGGCTTCCCCTGCAAATCCCACCAAGAAAGGGAAAGTGGGGGAGGCCTGAGTTCTTTGAATGAAACAaggcagtggggtggggtggagcacAATGGTGAGGTGGGAGGAGAGCCCTCTACCTCTCTGACATCTAAGTAGTTGGAACTTCCACTCTCCAGCCCTGACTCCACAGGAGAATATAGCCCCAAAGCAAAGACAGCGAGACTATACTCAAATTCTCCCCCGTCTATTTTGTGTCTGGCACACTGGACATCTCTTCTAGTGCCATATTTACTCAGAGAGTACTGTCAGGCACTATCTCCTCAGAAGCTGACCTCAATTTGCCAGCTACACCTTCTGTGCTCCTGGGCACTGGAGCTGCCTAGGCCATTTGCACTCAAGGTCTCACAGGCCCACGTTTGGCCTCACTTCGTCCACCCTGGTTTTACATCCTGACTCCCCAAGAAAACAATGCCTCTAGGAGCAGGTGGGGATGCTAAcagcctcccttcccttccccgcAGCGTCTCCCCCGACCCCAACTCGGCGCCCGAATCCCTCCCGGGCgcgtccctcctcctcctccccccacccctgtcaCTCCCAGGCCCCCgctcggccccgcccccggcccgcgcgcccctcctcctgccccactCACCGGATAGGCCGCTCCAGGCATCGGGGAGCGGTATAGCCCTTGACCCGGCGCCGGCCCCATTCGCACCGGAGGCCCCGGTGTCCCGCCCGGGCCCAGGGCAGCCGCCGCACCCGCCCCTCCTGAGGCTCCGGCGCCGCCGCTCGGAGCCACAGACTGGAAACCCGCCCGGGCCGCCATCTTTCCCGGAGCCGCTGCTGCAGCTGCACAAAGAACCGGAACCGgaactccccccgccccccccgcgcGCCCCTCGCGCGCCCTCCTGTCCGCCCGGCCGGCCCGCCGGCCCGGGAGGCTCAGGGCAGCGAGACTGTGGGCTAGAGGGGGGCGACTAGGGGAAAAGGCGTGTGACCACTCCCTCCAGCCTTCACGATCCGGGAGGGAAAACCATCGAGAAGAGCTCTGGGATAGAGAAGCCGTGCGAAAGGGCGCCCCCAGGCCGACGGAGGGAGACAAGGACCTGGAAAGGGGGACCACTGCACCATCCCTACGCGAGGGTGATGGAGTAAATGCTTTATCTTGGCGCAGTGCGTTTAACTTTCCAAACGCAGTgcgtttttcctttctcttccggTTCTAAGCCCAGCACACTGAAGAGAACGCACTGTTTATTCCATTTTACAAACAGGCGAGGTGAACTCAATAAATAACTTGGTGAAGTCAACCAAGTTAGCAGTAAAGTCGAAACCTAGG
This window of the Bos taurus isolate L1 Dominette 01449 registration number 42190680 breed Hereford chromosome 5, ARS-UCD2.0, whole genome shotgun sequence genome carries:
- the SMARCD1 gene encoding SWI/SNF-related matrix-associated actin-dependent regulator of chromatin subfamily D member 1 (The RefSeq protein has 4 substitutions compared to this genomic sequence), which translates into the protein MAARAGFQSVAPSGGAGASGGAGAAAALGPGGTPGPPVRMGPAPGQGLYRSPMPGAAYPRPGMLPGSRMTPQGPSMGPPGYGGNPSVRPGLAQSGMDQSLKRPAPQQIKQVQQQAVQNRNHNAKKKKMADKILPQRIRELVPESQDYMDLLAFERKLDQTIMRKRLDIQEALKRPIKQKRKLRIFISNTFNPAKSDAEDGEGTVASWELRVEGRLLEDSALSKYDATKQKRKFSSFFKSLVIELDKDLYGPDNHLVEWHRTATTQETDGFQVKRPGDVNVRCTVLLMLDYQPPQFKLDPRLARLLGIHTQTRPVIIQALWQYIKTHKLQDPHEREFVICDKYLQQIFESQRMKFSEIPQRLHALLMPPEPIIINHVISVDPNDQKKTACYDIDEEVDDTLKTQMNSFLLSTASQQEIATLDNKIHETIETINQLKTQREFMLSFARDPQGFINDWLQSQCRDLKVMTDVVGNSEEERRAEFYFQPWAQEAVCRYFYSKVQQRRQELEQALGIRNT